Proteins co-encoded in one Acidovorax sp. 69 genomic window:
- a CDS encoding lactonase family protein: MDKTLVFVSCADSGELHVLHWAADTWQLRTEQVLALGGQLMPMALSPDGTRLYVARRSDPLAVVTLAVDARAGRAEVLAEAPLPASMAHLATDGTGRWLLSASYGADLVAVLAIAADGVVGAGRDAAIHATGRHAHSALASPGNRFVLAASLGGGQLHRYRFDAATGALLPTDPAVFPLPAGTGPRHLRFNAQGDRMYLLGELDAFVHVLAWDEASGDLQLLQSLPTVPPGFAGPAWGSDLHLSPDGRWLYTSERNSHTLAGFAVDAVTGQLSPIGHWHTQLQPRGFAITPDGRYLMAAGQISHRVGVHAIAPNSGALTQVAEHDVGLNPNWITVLPMQPKA; this comes from the coding sequence ATGGACAAGACGCTGGTATTTGTCTCCTGCGCCGACAGCGGCGAGCTGCACGTACTGCATTGGGCTGCTGACACGTGGCAACTGCGCACCGAGCAGGTCTTGGCGCTGGGCGGACAACTCATGCCCATGGCGCTCAGCCCGGATGGCACCCGCCTGTATGTGGCGCGCCGCAGCGACCCGCTGGCCGTGGTCACCCTGGCCGTGGATGCGCGCGCGGGCCGCGCTGAGGTGCTGGCCGAGGCGCCATTGCCCGCCAGCATGGCCCATCTGGCCACCGATGGCACGGGGCGCTGGCTGCTGAGTGCGTCCTACGGCGCGGACCTGGTTGCGGTGCTGGCCATTGCCGCCGACGGCGTGGTGGGGGCCGGGCGCGATGCCGCCATCCATGCCACCGGCCGCCACGCCCACAGCGCACTGGCCAGCCCTGGCAACCGCTTCGTTCTGGCCGCATCGCTAGGGGGCGGGCAGCTGCACCGCTACCGTTTTGACGCCGCCACGGGTGCGTTGCTGCCTACCGATCCTGCGGTGTTCCCCTTGCCCGCTGGCACAGGCCCCCGGCACCTGCGCTTCAATGCGCAGGGCGACCGCATGTACCTGTTGGGAGAGCTGGACGCCTTTGTGCATGTGCTGGCTTGGGATGAAGCGAGCGGTGATCTGCAGCTGCTGCAAAGCCTGCCCACCGTACCGCCGGGCTTTGCAGGCCCTGCCTGGGGTTCCGACCTGCACCTGAGCCCCGATGGCCGCTGGCTGTACACCAGCGAACGCAACAGCCATACGCTGGCCGGGTTTGCTGTAGATGCGGTCACCGGCCAGTTGTCCCCCATCGGGCACTGGCACACCCAGCTACAGCCGCGCGGCTTTGCCATCACCCCCGACGGGCGCTACCTCATGGCGGCAGGGCAGATCAGCCACCGGGTGGGTGTGCACGCAATCGCCCCCAACAGCGGCGCCCTGACCCAGGTGGCCGAGCATGATGTGGGGCTCAACCCGAACTGGATCACCGTGCTGCCCATGCAGCCAAAAGCTTGA
- a CDS encoding catalase, whose amino-acid sequence MDTNYTPSTDWKEVVAPDEAQRFAGYARQFAELQVRKSQKYGKGRGLHRKQLTAARGQLQVLGDLPAFAAHGLFAQTAQYEVLVRLSNGGMDKTSDRKPDIRGFSFSVLGVQGDFALGNGPAKSQDFTLINQEKFAFPQSGEFVDFVVAASHGGGALIKFLVQRHGLLGAARQIAKTVKTFGRPFGGFAAHAMHSAAPIACGPYAVRVRLVPHASNGAPVTQVQDDWNAEFSARLRQQDLLWDLQLQPFVNEATTPIEDASVDWPTPYTTVARLTLHRQDPAADPTLAAQVEAAVFDPWQALAAHRPLGDVMRARKVVYFESQKGRGAA is encoded by the coding sequence ATGGATACAAACTACACGCCCAGCACCGACTGGAAAGAGGTGGTGGCCCCTGACGAGGCGCAGCGCTTTGCCGGCTATGCGCGCCAGTTCGCCGAACTGCAAGTGCGCAAGTCGCAGAAGTACGGCAAGGGACGGGGCCTGCACCGCAAGCAGCTCACCGCAGCGCGGGGCCAGTTGCAGGTGCTGGGCGATCTGCCCGCGTTTGCGGCCCACGGGCTGTTTGCGCAGACTGCGCAGTACGAGGTGCTGGTGCGCCTGAGCAATGGCGGCATGGACAAGACCTCCGACCGCAAGCCCGATATCCGGGGCTTTTCGTTCAGCGTGCTGGGCGTACAGGGTGACTTTGCCCTGGGCAATGGCCCCGCCAAAAGCCAGGATTTCACGCTCATCAACCAGGAAAAATTTGCCTTTCCCCAAAGTGGCGAATTTGTGGACTTTGTGGTGGCGGCCTCACACGGCGGCGGCGCGCTGATCAAGTTTCTGGTGCAGCGCCATGGGCTGCTGGGGGCCGCCAGGCAGATCGCCAAAACGGTCAAAACCTTTGGCCGGCCGTTTGGCGGCTTTGCCGCCCATGCCATGCACAGCGCGGCGCCCATCGCCTGTGGGCCGTATGCGGTGCGCGTGCGCCTGGTGCCCCATGCATCCAACGGCGCACCGGTCACCCAGGTGCAGGACGATTGGAATGCCGAGTTCTCGGCCCGCCTGCGCCAGCAGGACTTGTTGTGGGACCTGCAATTGCAGCCCTTTGTGAACGAGGCCACCACCCCCATTGAAGACGCCAGTGTGGACTGGCCCACGCCCTACACCACCGTGGCGCGGCTGACCCTGCACCGGCAAGATCCAGCGGCCGACCCCACGCTGGCCGCGCAGGTCGAGGCCGCCGTGTTCGACCCCTGGCAGGCCTTGGCGGCGCACCGCCCTTTGGGCGACGTGATGCGCGCCCGCAAGGTGGTGTACTTTGAAAGCCAGAAGGGGCGCGGGGCCGCGTAG
- a CDS encoding TRAP transporter small permease: protein MDHPFLRWMDRLYLATIWAAGTAIFFMSLIIPWGVFSRYVMGTGSQWPEPIAILLMMVFTFIGAAAAYRAGGHIAVNMLTEKLAAPLQRLLVVLVDLLMLAICGFVAWYGTNLCIETWGQGIAELPWLPVGATYSPLPIGAAVTLLFVLEKMAFGPQNHRRIVRFEELTEGA, encoded by the coding sequence ATGGACCACCCTTTTTTGCGCTGGATGGACCGGTTGTACCTGGCCACCATCTGGGCCGCCGGCACGGCTATTTTCTTTATGTCGCTGATCATCCCCTGGGGCGTATTCAGCCGCTATGTGATGGGCACGGGGTCGCAATGGCCCGAGCCCATTGCCATCCTGCTCATGATGGTGTTCACCTTCATCGGCGCTGCGGCGGCCTACCGCGCGGGTGGGCACATTGCCGTCAACATGCTCACCGAAAAATTGGCTGCCCCCCTGCAGCGGCTGCTGGTGGTGCTGGTGGACCTGCTGATGCTGGCCATTTGCGGCTTTGTGGCCTGGTATGGCACCAACCTGTGCATCGAAACCTGGGGCCAGGGTATTGCTGAACTGCCCTGGCTGCCCGTGGGGGCCACCTACTCCCCACTGCCCATCGGGGCGGCCGTAACCCTGCTGTTTGTGCTGGAGAAAATGGCCTTTGGGCCGCAGAACCACCGGCGCATCGTGCGCTTTGAAGAACTGACAGAAGGCGCCTGA
- a CDS encoding NAD(P)-dependent oxidoreductase: MPSHPTPIRFNRLLLTGAAGGLGCELRTRLKAYCSTLRLSDIAELGVEAVGEELRPARLEDAAAIHALLDGVDAVVHLGGVSTEQPWDAILPANIVGVYNLYEAARKQGVKRVVFASSNHVTGFYRQDEVVDIKDPARPDGLYGVSKAFGEDLSRFYFDRYGIETVCLRIGSSFPEPRNRRMLATWMSYDDLERLVVASLTAPVVGHSIIYGMGDNTTTWWDNTLARHIGYRPQDSSEPFRAKVEAADPHPDLADPAVIYQGGPFVRTGPFD; the protein is encoded by the coding sequence ATGCCCAGCCACCCCACCCCGATCCGTTTCAACCGCCTGCTGCTCACCGGCGCTGCCGGCGGTTTGGGGTGTGAGTTGCGCACCCGCCTGAAGGCCTATTGCAGCACGCTGCGCTTGTCGGACATTGCCGAACTGGGGGTCGAGGCGGTGGGCGAGGAGCTGCGGCCCGCCAGACTGGAAGATGCCGCTGCCATCCACGCGCTGCTGGATGGGGTAGACGCCGTGGTGCATCTGGGTGGCGTCTCCACCGAGCAGCCCTGGGACGCCATCCTGCCAGCCAATATCGTCGGCGTGTACAACCTGTATGAAGCCGCTCGCAAACAGGGCGTCAAGCGCGTGGTGTTTGCCAGCTCCAACCACGTCACCGGCTTTTACCGCCAGGACGAAGTAGTGGATATCAAAGACCCCGCGCGGCCCGATGGCCTGTACGGCGTCTCCAAGGCTTTTGGTGAAGACCTCTCGCGCTTTTACTTCGATCGCTACGGCATCGAGACCGTGTGCCTGCGCATCGGCTCCTCCTTCCCCGAGCCACGCAACCGCCGCATGCTGGCCACCTGGATGAGCTACGACGACCTGGAGCGCCTGGTGGTGGCCAGCCTCACGGCCCCCGTGGTTGGCCACAGCATCATCTACGGCATGGGCGACAACACCACCACCTGGTGGGACAACACCCTGGCCCGCCATATCGGTTACCGGCCGCAGGACAGCTCCGAGCCGTTCCGTGCCAAGGTGGAAGCTGCAGATCCCCACCCTGACCTGGCCGACCCCGCCGTGATCTACCAGGGCGGTCCGTTTGTGCGAACCGGCCCTTTTGACTGA
- a CDS encoding DegQ family serine endoprotease: protein MNTTTLTSTPRRLILALVAAGAVGATGAGLISGQQARALTPTAPIVAQTPSAPGGALPSFAQITAQNGPAVVNISVTGTTKTAALANDDDEDEGQPAARQRRGPQMDPSDPFYEFFRQFGIPGAGPQGQPNVPTHGQGSGFIVSADGLVLTNAHVVKGASDVVVKLTDRREFRAKVLGADPKTDVAVLKIDAKDLPTVRLGSTRDLQVGEWVLAIGSPFGFENSVTAGVVSAKGRSLPDDSLVPFIQTDVAVNPGNSGGPLFNARGEVVGINSQIYSRSGGYQGVSFSIPIELAAKIKDQIVATGKVRHAQLGVAVQEVNQAFAESFALDKPEGALVASVAKGSSAEKAGLQAGDVIRQVDGQPIVASGDLPAWVGQAQPGQQAKLSVWRQGKSLELTATLGDASDKASKQARNDDAVGKGQLGLSLRPLDPQERREVGVAEGLVIEQARGPAAAAGVMPGDVLLAINGAPARNIEQVRAAMSKAGKSVALLIERDGNKIFVPVRLG, encoded by the coding sequence ATGAACACAACAACGCTGACCTCTACCCCCCGCCGCCTCATTCTGGCCCTGGTGGCCGCAGGCGCCGTGGGTGCCACGGGCGCGGGCCTCATCAGCGGGCAGCAGGCGCGCGCTTTGACCCCCACCGCCCCCATCGTGGCGCAGACCCCGTCGGCCCCCGGCGGTGCGTTGCCCAGTTTTGCCCAGATCACCGCACAAAACGGCCCGGCCGTGGTCAACATCAGCGTCACGGGCACCACCAAGACGGCGGCACTGGCCAACGACGATGACGAGGACGAAGGCCAGCCCGCTGCACGCCAGCGCCGTGGCCCACAGATGGACCCCAGCGACCCGTTCTACGAGTTCTTCCGGCAGTTTGGAATCCCCGGCGCAGGCCCTCAGGGCCAGCCCAATGTGCCCACACACGGCCAGGGCTCGGGCTTCATCGTCAGCGCTGATGGGTTGGTGTTGACCAACGCCCATGTGGTCAAGGGCGCCAGCGATGTTGTCGTCAAGCTCACTGACCGGCGCGAGTTCCGCGCCAAGGTGCTGGGTGCCGACCCCAAGACCGACGTGGCCGTGCTCAAGATCGACGCCAAGGACTTGCCCACGGTGCGCCTGGGCAGCACACGCGACTTACAGGTGGGCGAGTGGGTGCTGGCCATTGGCTCGCCCTTCGGTTTTGAGAACAGCGTGACGGCGGGTGTGGTCAGTGCCAAGGGCCGCTCGCTGCCCGACGACAGTCTGGTGCCATTTATCCAGACCGATGTGGCGGTCAACCCCGGCAACTCGGGCGGTCCGCTGTTCAATGCGCGTGGCGAGGTGGTGGGCATCAACTCCCAGATCTACAGCCGCTCGGGCGGCTACCAGGGTGTGTCGTTCTCCATCCCTATCGAGCTGGCCGCCAAGATCAAGGACCAGATTGTGGCCACCGGCAAGGTGCGCCATGCGCAACTCGGTGTGGCCGTGCAGGAGGTGAACCAGGCGTTTGCCGAGTCGTTTGCGCTCGACAAGCCTGAGGGCGCGCTGGTGGCCAGCGTTGCCAAGGGCAGCTCGGCCGAGAAGGCTGGACTGCAGGCCGGTGACGTGATCCGCCAGGTGGACGGCCAGCCCATTGTGGCCTCGGGCGACCTGCCCGCGTGGGTGGGCCAGGCGCAGCCGGGTCAGCAGGCCAAACTGTCGGTGTGGCGCCAGGGTAAATCGCTGGAGCTGACGGCGACGCTGGGCGACGCCAGCGACAAGGCGAGCAAGCAGGCGCGCAATGACGACGCTGTGGGCAAGGGCCAGCTGGGCCTGTCGCTGCGCCCGCTGGACCCACAGGAGCGCCGCGAGGTGGGCGTGGCAGAGGGCCTGGTGATCGAGCAGGCGCGTGGCCCTGCCGCGGCCGCCGGTGTGATGCCCGGCGACGTGCTGCTTGCCATCAACGGAGCACCCGCCAGGAACATTGAGCAGGTGCGCGCGGCCATGTCCAAGGCGGGCAAGTCGGTGGCGCTGCTGATAGAGCGCGATGGCAACAAGATCTTTGTCCCTGTGCGTTTGGGGTAA
- a CDS encoding FadR/GntR family transcriptional regulator, producing the protein MNTAIALRRKPRTLALELVESLGDRIRDGRLALGDKLPTEAAIMAEFEVSRTVVREAISKLQASGLVETRHGIGTFVLGLGQAPGFKITPDQFSTLRDVIAVLELRIGVETEAAALAAQRRTEANIVAMRVALDAVTQAVDQGRDAVSSDFQFHLEIARATQNSHFAELMGTLGSMIIPRARLDTGEAPHDDLRQYLRRVNGEHESIYDAIVGQDPDAARAAMRTHLANSRERRRRAQAEVG; encoded by the coding sequence ATGAACACCGCCATTGCCCTTCGCCGAAAGCCCCGCACACTGGCCCTGGAACTGGTCGAGTCCCTGGGGGATCGCATCCGCGATGGCCGACTGGCGCTGGGTGACAAACTGCCCACCGAGGCCGCGATCATGGCGGAGTTCGAGGTCAGCCGCACCGTGGTGCGCGAGGCGATTTCCAAGCTCCAGGCCTCTGGATTGGTGGAGACGCGCCACGGTATCGGCACCTTCGTGCTGGGTCTGGGGCAGGCCCCTGGCTTCAAAATCACACCCGACCAGTTCAGCACCTTGCGCGACGTGATCGCAGTGCTGGAATTGCGTATTGGGGTGGAGACGGAGGCTGCGGCGCTGGCGGCCCAACGTCGCACCGAAGCCAACATTGTCGCCATGCGGGTTGCGCTCGATGCCGTGACACAGGCCGTGGACCAGGGGCGCGACGCCGTATCGTCAGACTTTCAGTTCCACCTGGAGATTGCGCGCGCCACGCAGAACAGCCACTTTGCCGAACTCATGGGCACGCTGGGCAGCATGATCATTCCGCGCGCCCGGCTGGACACTGGCGAAGCCCCCCATGATGACCTGCGCCAATACCTGCGCCGTGTGAACGGCGAGCACGAGAGCATCTACGACGCCATCGTGGGCCAGGACCCCGACGCCGCACGCGCCGCCATGCGCACCCACCTGGCCAACAGCCGCGAACGGCGCCGCCGCGCCCAGGCCGAGGTAGGCTAA
- a CDS encoding TRAP transporter large permease, which translates to MDTLVLLGTFFVLMMIGVPIAYSLGLSALVGALWIDLPLDAVMIQVASGVNKFSLLAIPFFVLAGAIMAEGGMARRLVAFAGVLVGFIRGGLSLVNILASTFFGAISGSSVADTASIGSVLIPEMEKKGYPRPFATAVTVSGSVQAILIPPSHNAVLYSLAAGGTVSIAALFMAGVLPGLLMGLTLAALCLFTAHREGYPKGEVIPLKQALKICVEALWGLMTMVIILGGILSGIFTANESASIAVVWAFFVTMFIYRDYKWRDLPKLVHRTVKTVTVVMILIGFAAAFGYLMTMMMIPMKVTAFLTSLSDNKYVILAMINIMLLLLGCLMDMSPLILILTPILLPVVKMLGVDPVHFGMIMMVNLGIGLITPPVGTVLFTGAAVAKLPLGVVTKAMMPFFVALFVVLLMVTYVPAISLWLPRAMGL; encoded by the coding sequence ATGGACACTCTTGTACTGCTGGGCACGTTCTTCGTGCTGATGATGATCGGCGTGCCGATTGCCTATTCGCTGGGCTTGTCGGCGCTGGTGGGCGCGCTGTGGATAGACCTGCCGCTCGATGCCGTGATGATCCAGGTGGCCTCGGGCGTCAACAAGTTCTCGCTGCTTGCCATCCCGTTCTTCGTGCTCGCAGGCGCCATCATGGCCGAGGGCGGCATGGCGCGGCGCCTGGTAGCGTTTGCGGGCGTGCTGGTGGGCTTCATCCGGGGCGGGCTGTCGCTGGTCAATATTCTTGCGTCCACCTTCTTTGGCGCCATCTCCGGTTCGTCGGTGGCTGATACGGCGTCCATCGGCTCGGTGCTGATCCCCGAGATGGAAAAGAAGGGCTACCCTCGCCCCTTTGCCACGGCCGTCACCGTGAGCGGTTCGGTGCAGGCCATCCTGATTCCTCCCAGCCACAACGCGGTGCTGTATTCGCTGGCGGCAGGCGGAACGGTGTCGATTGCCGCGCTGTTCATGGCCGGCGTGCTGCCGGGGCTGCTCATGGGGCTCACGCTCGCGGCGCTGTGCCTGTTCACTGCGCACCGTGAAGGCTACCCCAAGGGCGAGGTCATCCCGCTCAAGCAGGCGCTCAAAATCTGTGTGGAGGCACTGTGGGGCCTGATGACCATGGTCATCATCCTGGGGGGCATCTTGTCGGGCATCTTCACGGCCAACGAGTCGGCGTCGATTGCCGTGGTCTGGGCGTTCTTCGTCACCATGTTCATCTACCGCGACTACAAGTGGCGCGACCTGCCCAAGCTGGTGCACCGCACGGTCAAGACCGTCACGGTGGTGATGATCCTCATCGGCTTTGCGGCGGCCTTCGGCTACCTGATGACGATGATGATGATCCCCATGAAGGTCACGGCTTTCCTCACCAGCCTGTCGGACAACAAGTACGTCATCCTCGCCATGATCAACATCATGCTGCTGCTGCTGGGTTGCCTGATGGACATGTCGCCGCTCATCCTGATCCTCACACCCATCCTGCTGCCTGTGGTCAAGATGCTGGGTGTGGACCCTGTGCACTTCGGCATGATCATGATGGTCAACCTGGGCATTGGCCTCATCACGCCGCCCGTGGGCACGGTGCTGTTCACCGGCGCTGCCGTCGCCAAGCTGCCGTTGGGCGTGGTCACCAAGGCCATGATGCCGTTCTTTGTGGCGCTGTTTGTGGTGCTGCTGATGGTGACCTATGTGCCTGCCATTTCGCTGTGGCTGCCCCGCGCGATGGGTTTGTGA
- a CDS encoding aldose epimerase family protein: MAYSLSRDAFQQELQGQCTDLFTLRGAGGLQVAVSNYGARLVQVAVPDGQGSLVDVVLGYDSLQGYLAGQLSMGALIGRWAGRLRDGLLVLPDGSHLQLPTNSGPHHHHGGPRGSRFQVFAVEDVQSDALTLSHTFRAEDDGIPGDVRVQLHLQVTADNALHLAWTAEALHAPTVLNLTGHAFFNLSGLGSTHGHTLLVPASRYVPLAPDVCPTGALAAVQGTPFDFRQARRVGEAVAETDEQLVLAGGLDHYLVLDEQDASHAPPISAITPAGLRLAALLCEPVSGRAMEVWSTAPGVQVYAGHGLKADPARDRGRGALQGHWLWQPGDGICLEPMEYPDAPNHPAFPMRWLAPGEVERGAIVYRFRSL, translated from the coding sequence ATGGCTTACTCCCTTTCACGCGACGCGTTTCAACAAGAGCTGCAAGGTCAATGCACTGACCTATTCACCCTGCGTGGCGCTGGTGGCCTGCAGGTGGCGGTGAGCAACTACGGTGCGCGCCTGGTGCAGGTGGCGGTGCCCGACGGGCAGGGCAGTCTGGTCGACGTAGTGCTGGGCTATGACAGTCTGCAGGGCTATCTCGCTGGCCAGCTGTCCATGGGCGCTCTGATTGGCCGTTGGGCCGGGCGCTTGCGCGATGGTTTGCTCGTGCTTCCCGATGGATCGCATCTGCAGCTGCCCACCAACAGTGGCCCGCACCATCACCATGGCGGGCCCCGGGGCAGCCGCTTCCAGGTCTTTGCGGTCGAAGACGTGCAGTCTGATGCGCTCACCCTGAGCCATACCTTTCGCGCCGAGGACGACGGCATACCCGGCGACGTGCGCGTGCAGCTTCATCTGCAGGTCACGGCCGACAACGCGCTGCATCTGGCCTGGACGGCTGAGGCGCTGCATGCGCCCACGGTGCTCAACCTCACGGGGCATGCGTTCTTCAACCTCTCTGGCCTGGGCAGCACCCACGGCCACACCTTGCTGGTGCCCGCCAGCCGCTACGTGCCGCTGGCGCCCGATGTGTGCCCCACGGGCGCGCTGGCTGCCGTGCAAGGCACGCCGTTCGACTTCCGCCAGGCCCGCCGTGTGGGCGAGGCGGTGGCGGAGACGGACGAACAACTGGTCTTGGCCGGTGGGCTGGACCACTACCTGGTGCTGGATGAACAGGATGCCTCCCATGCCCCTCCCATCTCGGCCATCACCCCAGCCGGCCTGCGCCTGGCCGCGCTGCTCTGCGAGCCGGTGAGTGGCCGTGCCATGGAGGTGTGGAGCACTGCGCCCGGCGTGCAGGTGTACGCAGGCCACGGCCTCAAGGCCGATCCGGCGCGGGACCGGGGGCGGGGTGCGCTGCAAGGGCACTGGCTCTGGCAGCCCGGCGACGGCATCTGCCTGGAGCCTATGGAGTACCCCGATGCGCCCAACCACCCGGCCTTTCCCATGCGCTGGCTGGCGCCCGGGGAGGTGGAGCGTGGCGCGATCGTGTACCGGTTTCGCAGCCTCTGA
- a CDS encoding TRAP transporter substrate-binding protein, which produces MTFRRSLLTACAAAVAAMAFVPLTAQAQTMVLKAADVHPAGYPNVVAVENMGKKLDAATKGRLKIQTFPGGVLGGEKEMIEQTQVGAINILRTSLGPVGTVVPEVNVFNMPFVFRSQDHMRAVIDGAIGDELLAKVSASPAKLVAIGWMDGGSRSLYTKKPVRSPADLKGQKVRMMGNPLFVDTMNAMGGNGISMGYGEVFTALQTGVVDGAENNAPSFFTSNHYSTGAKFYTQTNHLIIPELLVVSKVTWDKLSKDDQALLKKLGREAQLEQRALWDKSVDDYTGKLKAAGVEFINVDTKAFYDATAPVRAKYGANYVDLMKRIEAVK; this is translated from the coding sequence ATGACCTTTCGCCGTTCCCTGTTGACCGCCTGCGCCGCTGCCGTGGCCGCGATGGCTTTTGTACCGCTGACTGCCCAGGCGCAGACCATGGTGCTCAAGGCGGCCGACGTGCATCCTGCCGGATACCCTAACGTGGTGGCGGTCGAAAACATGGGCAAGAAGCTCGACGCAGCCACCAAGGGGCGCCTGAAGATCCAGACCTTCCCCGGCGGCGTTCTCGGCGGTGAGAAGGAAATGATCGAGCAGACGCAGGTCGGCGCCATCAACATCTTGCGCACCTCGCTGGGCCCCGTGGGCACGGTGGTGCCCGAGGTGAATGTGTTCAACATGCCCTTCGTGTTCCGCAGCCAGGACCACATGCGCGCAGTGATCGACGGCGCCATTGGTGACGAGCTGCTGGCCAAGGTCAGTGCATCGCCCGCCAAGCTGGTGGCCATTGGCTGGATGGATGGCGGCTCACGCAGCTTGTACACCAAGAAGCCTGTTCGCAGCCCGGCCGACCTCAAGGGCCAGAAGGTGCGCATGATGGGCAACCCCCTGTTCGTGGACACCATGAACGCGATGGGCGGCAACGGCATCTCGATGGGCTATGGCGAAGTGTTCACCGCGCTGCAGACAGGTGTGGTGGATGGCGCTGAAAACAATGCGCCCAGCTTCTTCACCAGCAACCACTACAGCACGGGTGCCAAGTTCTACACGCAGACCAACCACCTGATCATTCCCGAACTGCTGGTGGTGTCGAAAGTGACGTGGGACAAGCTCTCCAAGGACGACCAGGCCCTGCTCAAGAAGCTGGGCCGTGAAGCGCAGCTGGAGCAGCGTGCCTTGTGGGACAAGAGCGTGGACGACTACACGGGCAAGCTCAAGGCTGCGGGCGTGGAATTCATCAACGTGGACACCAAGGCGTTCTATGACGCCACGGCTCCCGTGCGCGCCAAGTACGGAGCCAACTATGTGGACCTGATGAAGCGCATCGAGGCGGTGAAGTAG
- a CDS encoding DMT family transporter has protein sequence MGHSRFSDPKVVVALALLCCLLWGSSYPAIKTGYAWFGIARNDIPAQLVFAGWRFLGAGLILLAWAVATRRSIWGLGVVAGRQLLVLGLAQTTLQYVFFYVGLAHTTGVKGSIMNATGTFFSVLLAHWVYHNDRLSHAKLWGCVVGFAGVMVVNLGRGTLDMDFTLLGEGFVVIAALVLAAASIYGKQVSQGMDSVVMTGWQLGVGGAALLAMGWGLGGSLSGFTWGSGVLLVYLALLSSAAFSLWSILLKHNRVSQVTVFNFTVPVFGAALSALFLGEALLEWKNLLALVLVCVGIWLVTRDAPAASTTK, from the coding sequence ATGGGACATTCCCGTTTTTCTGACCCCAAGGTGGTGGTGGCCTTGGCGCTGCTGTGTTGCCTGCTTTGGGGCAGCTCCTACCCGGCCATCAAGACCGGTTATGCCTGGTTCGGTATTGCGCGCAACGACATTCCTGCGCAACTGGTGTTCGCAGGCTGGCGCTTTCTGGGCGCGGGGCTGATCCTGCTGGCCTGGGCCGTGGCAACACGCAGGTCCATCTGGGGCTTGGGGGTTGTGGCCGGGCGACAACTGCTGGTATTGGGCCTGGCGCAGACCACGTTGCAATACGTTTTCTTCTATGTGGGCCTGGCCCACACGACGGGGGTGAAAGGCTCGATCATGAACGCCACGGGCACCTTCTTCAGCGTGCTGCTGGCCCACTGGGTTTATCACAACGACCGTCTAAGCCACGCCAAGCTATGGGGTTGTGTGGTCGGCTTTGCGGGCGTCATGGTGGTTAACCTGGGGCGCGGCACGTTGGACATGGACTTCACCCTGCTGGGGGAGGGTTTTGTGGTGATTGCTGCCTTGGTGCTGGCCGCCGCCAGCATCTACGGCAAGCAAGTGTCTCAGGGCATGGATTCGGTAGTGATGACCGGGTGGCAACTCGGTGTGGGCGGTGCAGCGCTGTTGGCCATGGGCTGGGGCCTGGGGGGCTCGCTGTCCGGCTTCACATGGGGCTCCGGTGTGTTGCTGGTGTACCTGGCGTTGCTGTCATCGGCCGCCTTTTCGCTGTGGAGCATTCTGCTCAAACACAACCGCGTGAGCCAGGTCACGGTGTTCAACTTCACTGTGCCAGTGTTTGGCGCGGCGCTGTCAGCGTTGTTTTTGGGCGAGGCGCTGCTCGAGTGGAAGAACCTGCTGGCGCTGGTGCTGGTGTGTGTGGGCATCTGGCTGGTCACGCGCGATGCGCCCGCCGCGTCCACCACCAAATAG